The DNA segment TTTTGCTGTTAAACATTTTAAGCCTGGCGCTGTTATTAACGTGGTGATTTTGCCAACCTAAAAGAAAATTAAATGCTGAAAAAAGGAGAGAGGGCACCAGATTTTACATTGTATGCCACACCCGATCAGAAAATTGTATTGAGTGAATTAAAAGGAAAAAATGTGATCCTTGCATTTTATCCGGCCGACTGGAGTCCGGTTTGCAGTGATCAGATGGCACTTTACAACGAAACCCTGAAATATTTTTCAAAACATGATGCGATGCTATTGGGTATATCTGTGGATAGTAAATGGTGCCACCTCGCTTTTTCACAGTCGAGAAACCTACATTTTCCGCTACTGGCTGATTTTGAACCTAAAGGTGAAGTGTCAAAAAAGTATGGGGTTTATGATGACGAAGAGGGAGAATGCAAAAGGGCATTATTTGTAATTGATAAGGAAGGAAGGATTGCCTGGAGCTATTTGTCACCCACTGCAATTAACCCAGGTGCTGACGGCATACTGGATGCACTTGAATCATTAAAGAAAAAATAATATGGGATCTTTATTAAAACCCCCGGTAGGGCCGGGTGATCATGTCATTGGTCATGCTGATGCTGCTGTAGAAATTGTAGAATATGGTGATTTCCAATGTCCGCATTGTGCTGCGGCACATCCGGTAACTAAAGAAATACTTAAAGTATTTGGTGACCAGGTCAGGTTTGTATTTAGAAATTTTCCTTTAGCTGAATCGCACAGATATGCAACAATCGCTGCTATTGCTGCCGAAGCCGCAGGGCTGCAGCATAAATACTGGGAAATGCACGATATGATATTTGAACATCAGGCTTCATTAAGTTATGATAGTTTATTTGTGCTGGCCGGTAAGCTCGGTTTAAACCCCGAGCAGTTTGAAAGGGACCTGCAAAATGAGGCCCTGCGTGATAAAGTAGAATCAGATTTTGAAAGCGGTATCAGAAGTGGGGTGAACGGTACGCCTTCTTTTTTTGTAAATGGGAATAAGTTTGATGGCGCTGCCGGCGATCTGTTCGCTATGCTGAAAGAAAGCAGTAATTAGTGCCCTGTAGGCATTTATAAAGCAGTTTTAACGATTGTTGAATATAAATACTTGATTATCCGATAATTATATTTACATTTGAGGATAAATTAAATACAATGCAACAAGGAACAGTAAAATTTTTCAATGAAACAAAAGGTTTTGGATTTATCGTACCAGCTAATGGTGATAGCGAAATCTTTGTACACTCTTCAGGTTTAATTGATAGCATTCGCGAGAATGATTCAGTTAGCTATGATGTTGAGCAAGGTAAAAAAGGCTTAAATGCCATCAATGTTAAGATCAGCTAATCAACTTATTTTATAATTGAAAAAAGCATCCATTTTATGGATGCTTTTTTGTTTACGCCAGGTTCATCAGTTCCTTTACCATTTCTGGTACCCCTATGGTGGCCGCCTTCTCTATTCTTTTAAAATTGCCCTTTATCTGAGGGATATTTGGATCTACGGCGTATTTAAGCGCTGTGTCCGGTACATAATCTGTAAGCCCGGCAGCCGGATAAACCACAAGAGAGGTTCCGATAACTGCAAAAATATCAGCTTTCGCACAAATTTTTGCAGCTGGCATCAGGTTAGGTACATTTTCTCCAAACCATACTACATGGGGGCGTAATGGCATACCGTATTCACATACAGCTGAAGGTCCGATCTCCCAGCCCTCAATGGGATAGGTTACCGCCGAATCCACATCAGACTGTGAACGGGTGATGATCCCATGCAGGTGCAGTACATTTTCAGCACCGGCCCTTTCATGCAAATCATCTATATTCTGGGTAATGATGTGAACATTATATTTCGTTTGTAATAGAGTCAGTGCTTTATGTGCCGCATTTGGTTGCGCTTCTATTACAGATTTACGCCTTTCATTATAAAAACGTTGCACCAGTTCCGGATTGCGCTTCCATGCTTCCGGAGTTGCAACATCTGCTATGTTGTATCCTTCCCACAAACCATCAGCATCCCTGAAAGTCTTTAGACCGCTTTCAGCGCTGATGCCCGCATCAGTTAGTATCACAACTCTTTTCATGCAAGTAGAAATGGTATGTTTCGTGCTTTTATTTTTGGTTATCCAGATAAATCGTTAGCAGGTGTTTTAAATAGAGTTCTGGTTTGGGCATTTTAACAACAGTTCCTATTACTTTATCCTGATTTTGTTTGATATAATTTGCCTTTATCTTACCCCAGTCCCGGGAATAGAGCTTAATAAACATGGCTACAAAATCTTTATCTGTATAATCCTTAGGAAGTTCTTTTAATACCGCCTCAATTTTCTCTTCTTTTCTATTTAATACTGCCATCTGATTTTAATTGCCGCTAAGTTATGGAATAATTCTCTTATACTTAGAACAGGCTGATGATCATGTTTACTGCAAAAAAAAGGCCCTGCATACAAACGTATACAGGGCCTTTTTAAAGTGTCTCTTTTATTTTACCTGCGCAGCAGCACGTGCAATGTATTCATCTATCATTGCTGCTTCCTGACTTTCAGGATACTGTGTTTTTATCTTGGTGTAAGCCTCTTCAGCCGATTTAAAATCCTTGTTATTTTCATAAACCAAACCTAGTTTTTTAAGAAACATTGGTGAAGTAAATTTATTGCTGGCTTTGTCGGCCGCTTTTTTATAATAAGTGGCTGCCTGCTTGAAATCTTTCAGCTCACTGTAAGCATCGCCCAAAAGTCCCAGTGCCAGCGGATCTGCAACTACACTTCCGGTTTCCGAATATTTTCCTAAAACTTCAGTAGCTTTTTTATACTCACCTTTACGTAAATAAATACCGCCAAGATATAGATTGGCAAGATTTGCAGATTTGGTATTGTCATACTCATCAGCTATTTTTTCTAAACCCGGGTAACCACCTTCACCATTTATAGCCTTGTTGGCCAGTGAATCCGGACCACCAATGTATTGTTCTGCCCTATACATTTTTGCAGAAGCTTCTTCAGCTCTGTTTTTAAGGTATACATTCTGGTACCAAAAGTAAATGGCTACCAATACAACAACTGCACCTGCAATGAATAAAAGACTTTTCGAATTTTCTTCTAAAAAAGAGCCTTTTCTTACCGGTTGATTTATTTCTTTTTCTGCTACAGACATTTTATTTAAAAAAATTAAGGATTGCAAAAATACGTTTTTACATCAAAGTATCAACCCCTTTTTTAAGTATTTAACTAAAATTAATGAACTGAGTGTGAATTCAATAAAAACAATTCATAGAATTCACAAAGCTAAACGGTAACTTTGAGTATTGATACTATGTGGTTAAAAAACATTACCCTTCTTAATTTTAAGAACTATACAGATGCAAATGTTAGTTTTTCAAAAACAGTAAATGCTTTTGTAGGGGATAATGGAGCGGGTAAAACCAATTTACTCGATGCCATCCATTACCTTTGCCTGTGCAAAGGGTACTTTAATCCAATCGATACACAGCAGATCAAGGCGGGGCAGGACCTGTTTTTAATTCAGGGAGATTTTGATCGTCAGGAAAAAAATGAAAAGATCACCTGCGGGGTAAAAAGAAATCAGAAGAAACAGTTTAAGCGAAATAAAAAAGAATACGACAAACTGGCCAATCATATCGGACTTTTTCCACTGGTCATGATCTCGCCCTATGATACCAATATTATTATGGAGGGAAGTGAGGAAAGACGGCGTTTTATGGATAACGTGATTTCGCAGACTGATACAAATTACCTGGATGAACTGATTCTGTACAACCGACATTTGTTGAACCGGAACGCCCTGCTAAAACAAATAGCGGTAACCAGAAGTTATGATCCTACCTTGCTGGAAATCTATAACGATCAGCTTGTGGCTTCAGGTTTAAAGATATATGCCAAACGGCAGCAGTTTATGATTGAATTTATTCCCTTGTTTGATAAATATTACCAGTTTTTAACAGAAGATCAGGAAAGGGTAAGTTTGCAATATCAGAGTCAGCTGAATGATGCTGCCTTTGAGCAATTGCTGCAGCAGTCTGTAGAAAAAGACAAGGTGCTGGAAAGAACGACTACGGGTATTCATAAGGATGAGCTGATATTTACCATTAGCGATATGGCGTTAAAGAAGTTTGGCTCACAGGGGCAACAAAAATCTTTTTTAATTGCACTGAAACTGGCGCAATATGCTTATCTTCAGAAATATAAAGGCTTTAAACCTTTGCTGTTGCTGGACGATATTTTTGATAAACTGGATGATAAGCGGATGCATAAACTGATGGAAATGGTATCACACCATGATTTTGGACAGATCTTTATAACAGATACGGGGAAGGAAAGGGTGCTGGCGGTATTTAATAAAATTCAGGTACCGGTAACTTTGTTTGAAGTCAATAACGGGGCAATCAACCATGCGTAAACCTAATGACATTACACTTAAAGAGGGCATTGGCAAGCTGCTAAATGTATATAAGCTTAAAGGTAAGTTTGATGAAACTTCTGTAGTGGCTTTATGGCCCGAACTTATGGGGAAAGCTATCGCAAACCGGACTACTCAAATCTATGTTTCACAGAAAAAACTGTTTGTCAGGATCGAGTCCTCAGTGATCAAAAATGAGCTGTTAATGGTCAGATCCGGCATCATTCAAAAAATAAATGAACGTGCCGGATCAGAAGTGATTACAGATATTGTATTTCTTTAATAGTTGGCTATCCACCAAACACTTTACTGATCAGCCAGATAATAAGTGCCAGTACCAGGACAACTACAATTACGCCTGTCCACATCCCAGCTTTAAAAATGCCCTCTATCAACTTGCAGCTCATCAGTGTCGTAGATAAAAAGGCAATGAATGCCAAAGGAAAATATTTTTTTGTTGTCATAGGTTTTATGTTTTTCTACAGTGTTTAACAAAAAACAATGACAATGGTTTTTATTCCGCTTGTTTTCCGTTTACCTTAAGCAATTCAATTTCGAATATCAGGGTGCTGTATGCAGGTATGTCATCCCCCATTGCACGTTCTCCGTAGGCCAGGTTATAAGGAATAAAGAACTTATATTTTGAACCTGTCTGCATCAATTGAACACCCTCCGTCCAGCCTGCAATTACTCCATTTAATGGTAATGAAAGTGGTTCTTTTCTATCATAAGAGCTGTCAAATTGTTTGCCGTTCAGCAGGGTTCCCCTGTAATTTACCAGTACGGTATCTGTAGCTTTAGGCCTGATGCCGGTACCCCTGTTGATGACCTGGTACTGCAAACCGCTCGGTGTAACCTGTACGCCGGCCTGTTGCTTGTTTTTTTCTAAAAAAGCTTTTCCTTCAGCAATGGTAGGGGCATTTTTTTGCCTGCTTACACTAACAAACAGGTTATTTATGGCGGCCTGCGACTTTTCTTTGCTGATTAGCGGGGTAGCCCCGCCAAAAGCATCTTTCAGGCCTTTGATCAGCAGGTCGTAATTAAGGCTGTTTAAACCATCGTTTTTCATACTGCTGGCCATGGTATTACCAAAAGCATAGCTGGCCGAATCTAAAGTGGATTTAAATACCAGGGTTGTTGAGTTACTTTTTGCCGGTGCCTTGGCGGTTGTTGTCGTTTTTTTCGGACTTGTGTTTTTTGCTTTTGTTTGTGCATTTACAACAAATACGCAAAAAGGGAGCGCAAGTGTGATGATGATCTTCTTCATTATATTTATTTGTTCTGGGTTGAAAGGTACAAACTTTAAAAAAAAATAAGCATCTTTTTGGGATGCTTATTTTTAATGGGTTAGTGACAATAATTGCGATAATGTTTAAAAACGTTCTGCAGCAGTAAAAAAGAAGTCTCCTTCAATTTGTGCATTTTCATCAGAATCTGAACCATGTACCGCATTTGCGTCGATGGATTTAGCATATTTCTGACGAATGGTACCTTCAGCGGCTTCAGCGGGATTGGTAGCACCGATCAGTTTTCTGAAATCTTCAATTGCATTGTCCTTTTCAAGAATGGCAGCCACAATAGGACCCGATGACATGAAGCTTACCAGATCTGCATAAAAAGGGCGTTCCTTGTGAACAGCATAAAATTCACCAGCATACTCTGGCGTTAATTTAGTGTACTTTAATGCAATTATCTTAAAGCCGGCAGTAGTAATGTCATTGATTATAGCACCAATATGGCCATTAGCAACAGCATCAGGCTTAATCATGGTAAATGTTCTGTTTGTACTCATCTTTTATATTAATTTTTGCAAAATTACGTTTTATACTGCTAATATTAAAGCTGGAAACCCAGATAATTGGGCCTGCCTTTAAATATAGATTTACAGGTTAAATATTATAAGCTTCAATTATCATTAAATTACTAGCTTTGCACCGAAACTTATGCTATCTATTTCAGAATTAAAATCTTTACTGGCCACGCCCCAGAAAATTGTAATTACGACACATCACAAACCTGATGGTGATGCGATGGGTTCGTCTTTGGGGTTATATGCCTATCTGATCCAGAAGGGACACCATGTTAAATTGATTACCCCAACAGACTATCCTTACTTTCTGCATTGGCTGCCAAATAATGCCGATGTGCTTATTTATACAGAAGATCAGGAACAATCGGCAAGACTGGTAGAAGAAGCTGCAATTATTTTTTGTCTTGATTTTAATACCCTGTCAAGGATCAATGAGCTGGGTGAACTGGTGCGTGCTTCCAATGCTTTTAAAATCATGATAGACCATCACCTGGAACCTGAAGATTTTGACGATTACCGCCATTGGAGCATTAACGCATGTGCTGCTGCCCAGCTGGTTTACGATTTTATTGTGAATGAACTGGGAGATGGGGCGATGATGAACAAAGACATTGCTACCTGTCTGTATACTGGTATTATGACAGATTCGGGCTCATTCAGATTTGAATCTGCAAATGCTGCCGTATATCGCATCGCGGCCGATCTGATTGATCTCGGTGCAGAACACTGGAGAATCCATCAGCTGGTATACGATAATGCAACAGAAAACCGTTTACGCTTTTTGGGTTATTGTTTAAGCGAGAAACTGGAAGTGCTGAGAGAGTTTAATACCGCGGTTATTACGGTTACAAAAGAAGAACTGAACAGGTACAAAATCGTAACCGGTGATACAGAAGGTATTGTAAATTATGCATTGTCAGTTAATGGTATTAAATTGGCTGCATTTATTATTGAAAGAACTGATAAAGTTAAATTATCTTTGCGCTCCACAGGGGATTTCCCTGCGAACGAGATTTGTAAGAAATACTTTAACGGCGGAGGGCACAGAAATGCTGCCGGAGGTTTTTCGGATAAAAATTTAACAGATACTGTACAGGAGTTTAAAGCACTTTTGTCAGATTATAAAAATCAGTTATTGCAATAAAGAGTGACAATAAAAAGAAACATATAAAAAAAATAATTTAAAAAACCACATGAAGAAAGGTATAGTAATTCTCTTCGCAGCTGCACTTGGTTTAGCTGCCTGTAACAACTACAAAAAAGGTCCGGGTGGCCTTTCGTACATCATCCATAAAGATGGTGGTAACGCAAAAATTAAAGAAGGTGATATTGTTAAATTAAACTTTATCCAGAAAAGCGAAAAAGATTCCGTGATGTTTAACACTTGGGACATGGATCAGCCTCAGGTTTTTCCTGTTGCTAAAAAAGTGTATGCAGGTGATATGAACGATGTTTTAACCTTGTTTGGAGAGGGTGACAGTGCTACATTTAAACTGGATCTGGATACTATGGCCAAACATTCCGGTCAGCCAAAACCTCCGGGCACAAAAGATAAGTTCATTGTGTTTACCATTAAAGTAGAAAAGGTATTGGCTAAAGCAGCCAATGAGGCAGATTCTACCTTCCAGAAAAAAGCAAGGGATTTCTTTGAAAAAGATTACAAAGCCAGCATTGAGAAAAAGAAAGGTGCTGAAGCCGGAAAGATCAAAAAATATATTGCCGACAATAACCTTAAAACAACCACTACGGCTTCTGGTTTACAATATGTGATCAGCAAACCGGGTGATGCTGTAAAGCCAGTTTTAGGTGATACCATGATGGTTAACTATACTGGTAAATTAACTACTAAAAAATCTGATGGTAAAGACAATATTTTTGATACCAGTGATGAAAAAGTAGCTAAAGAATCAGGTAAACACAATGCTATGGCTCAGTACGGTCCGCGTCCTATTACCCTTGGAAGAGCAATTCCGGGATTTGACGAAGGTTTACAGCTAATCGGTAAAGGTGGAAAAATCACCCTTATCATCCCTTCAAACCTGGCCTATGGCGAAGGTGGTATGCCTCAGGGTGGTATCAGTCCTTTTTCTCCGCTTGTATTTGAAGTAGAGTTAACTGACATCAAAAAACCTGTTGCGGCACCAGCAGCAGCTCCGGGAGCAACAATTTCTCCTGTTACCCCGGCCCCGGCTACAAAAAAATAATCAAATAGCTCTGCCCCCGGCAGCAGATGAGGAAATAAAAAACCCTGCAGGCAAAAGCCCGCAGGGTTTTTTTATTTGTTAAGCTCGGATGGTTTTTATTAACTTCGCCAATGCTTTTAACAGATACCCATACACATCTGTATTATGAAACAGATGAGGAAAAACTGAACCGGCTCATGCAGCGCTGTTTTGACAATCAGGTCGGACGGTTGTTTCTGCCAAATGTAGATACCGCCTCTATTGCCAAAATTGATGCGCTGGTACAGGAATTTCCACAAAATTGCTTTGCCATGGCAGGCCTGCATCCATGTGAGGTAAAGGAAGATTATGAAGATATTTTAGACGAGATCTGTCAAAGTATGGTAGATCGTGATATTTATGCCATTGGAGAGATCGGTATTGATCTTTACTGGGATAAAACTACACTGGCTTTTCAGCAGGCTGCTTTTCGTGAGCAGATCAAATGGGCTAAGGACCTGGAACTGCCTATTGTAATCCATTGCAGGGAAGCATTTGACGAGATCTTCGAAATACTGGAGGAAGAAAAAGGAGAATTGCTGCGGGGAATTTTTCATTGTTTTACAGGAAACCTGGAGCAGGCCAATCAAGCCATCGCACTAGGGTTTTACCTGGGAATAGGTGGGGTGGTCACCTATAAAAAGGCCGGGTTAGATGAGGTATTAAAGCATGTACCCCTTAAAAATCTGGTTTTGGAAACCGATTCTCCATATCTTGCACCGGCACCTTACAGGGGTAAACCCAATGAAAGCAGCTATCTTGTACATATTGCCCAAAAGCTTGCAGAAATATACGAAACCAGTATTGAAGAAATTGCAGCAGTAACCACAGCCAATTCCATCAGTATTTTTAAAATTTAAGAATGACCAAAATACTCATCATATACACCGGCGGAACCATAGGTATGGTAAATGATGCGGATACAGGCGCGCTGATCCCTTTCAATTTTAAGCAGATCCAGCAAAATGTACCGGAACTGGCAAGGCTAAACTATAACCTGGAGGTTTATTCTTTTGATCCAATAATGGATTCGTCGAACATGCACCCGGATATCTGGGCCGAAATGGCACAGCTGATCTTTACCAGATATGATGAGTTTGACGGATTTGTTATCCTTCATGGTTCTGACACCATGGCGTTTACCGCCTCTGCACTTAGTTTTATGCTTCAAAACCTAAGTAAACCGGTAATTCTTACAGGTTCTCAGCTGCCTATCGGAGAAATCCGGACAGATGCCAAAGAGAACCTGATCACTGCACTTGAAATTGCTGCAACCAAAGAAAATGGTAAAGCAAAAATACCTGAGGTCTGCATTTACTTTGATTCCCAGCTGTTCCGTGGCAACCGCTCTATTAAGTACAATTCTGAGAAGTTTGAAGCTTTCCGTTCGCCAAACTATCCGGTCCTGGCCGAAGCTGGTGTGCACCTCACTTTTTTTAACAACTATATACTACCCCAGCCAGAAAAGGAACTGCAGGTATTGTTGGATTTTAACTCCAATATTGGCGTTTTAAAAATGTATCCCGGCATTTCAGAACAGGCGGTAATGGCCATTACCCATTCTTCGGTTGATGCCATAGTTTTGGAAACTTTTGGTTCCGGAAATACCACTACTGCCGAATGGTTCATTGCTTGTTTACAGGAAGCCATCACTAAGGGCAAAATCATAGTTGATATTTCTCAGTGCCAGCGGGGGTCGGTGGAACTGGGTAAATATGAAACCAGTAAAAAGCTGCAGGAAATGGGCGTAATAAGTGGTTATGATATGACCTTTGAAGCTACTGTTACCAAGTTGATGTACCTTTTGGCACAGGGCCATGGCAAAGATGAGGTGATTAAATTAATGGAGCAATCGTTACGTGGAGAGCTAACGCTGAGCTAAAATACTGATTTATGGCCATCAGAAAGCCATAAATCAGATGTCCGTATTCCTTAATACCCGAATTAAGCTTATTTTTGTATTTCATAAGAAAACAGATGAAAATAGAGCAAATTTATACCGGTTGTCTGGCAGAAGCTGCCTATTACATTGAGAGCAATGGCGAGGCTGCAATTATAGATCCTTTGCGTGAAGTAGGACCCTATCTGAAAAGGGCGGCAAAAGACAATGCGGTGATCCGGTATATTTTTGAAACTCATTTTCATGCTGATTTTGTTTCCGGCCATATAGACCTGGCCGAAAAATCTGGAGCTGAAATAGTATATGGCCCTACTGCTAAAACCTCTTTTAAATCTCATATTGCCAAAGATGGAGAACAGTTTAAAATAGGCGAACTGACCATTACGGCTTTACATACTCCCGGGCACACGCCGGAATCAACTACTTATTTGCTTACTGATAAACATGATCGGCCTTATTGTATTTTTACGGGTGATACCCTGTTTATTGGTGATGTGGGGCGGCCAGACCTGGCCCAGCAGGGCAACCTGACTATGGAAGATATGGCGGCGACTTTATACGATTCTTTACAGCAAAAAATATTGACACTGCCGGATGAGGTGCTGGTTTATCCGGCACATGGCGCAGGTTCGGCATGTGGTAAAAGCATGAGTAAGGAAACGTTTGATACCCTTGGCCATCAAAAAGAAGTAAATTATGCATTAAAGGCAGGCAGCAAAGCCCAGTTTGTCAAAGAGGTTACAGATGGCATTTTGCCGCCGCCACAATATTTTGCCAAAAATGCAGCCATGAACAAGCATGGCTATGAAAGTGTAGATGATGTTTATGAAAAAGGGCTTAAGCCCTTAAATCCAGAGGAATTTGAGGCGCTTGCCAATTTAACCGGCGCCCTGATCCTGGATACCAGAGATCCGCAGGTATTTGCTAAGGCCTTTGTCCCATCTTCTATAAATATTGGTTTAAACGGGCAGTTTGCTCCATGGGTAGGTGCTTTGATCACTGATCTGCAACAGCCTTTATTACTGGTTTGTGAGGATGGAAAAGAAGAAGAAACCATTACCCGTTTGGCCAGGGTAGGGTACGACAATACCATCGGTTATTTAGCCGGAGGCACTGCTGCCTGGCAAAAGGCAAATAAAGAGCTGGATACAGTTAAATCCATAACTGCAAATGAATTTGAGGCTATCGCAAACGAGGATCCATCGGTTCAGGTACTGGATGTAAGAAAGCCAGGGGAATATGAGTCG comes from the Pedobacter heparinus DSM 2366 genome and includes:
- a CDS encoding FKBP-type peptidyl-prolyl cis-trans isomerase, with amino-acid sequence MKKGIVILFAAALGLAACNNYKKGPGGLSYIIHKDGGNAKIKEGDIVKLNFIQKSEKDSVMFNTWDMDQPQVFPVAKKVYAGDMNDVLTLFGEGDSATFKLDLDTMAKHSGQPKPPGTKDKFIVFTIKVEKVLAKAANEADSTFQKKARDFFEKDYKASIEKKKGAEAGKIKKYIADNNLKTTTTASGLQYVISKPGDAVKPVLGDTMMVNYTGKLTTKKSDGKDNIFDTSDEKVAKESGKHNAMAQYGPRPITLGRAIPGFDEGLQLIGKGGKITLIIPSNLAYGEGGMPQGGISPFSPLVFEVELTDIKKPVAAPAAAPGATISPVTPAPATKK
- a CDS encoding redoxin domain-containing protein translates to MLKKGERAPDFTLYATPDQKIVLSELKGKNVILAFYPADWSPVCSDQMALYNETLKYFSKHDAMLLGISVDSKWCHLAFSQSRNLHFPLLADFEPKGEVSKKYGVYDDEEGECKRALFVIDKEGRIAWSYLSPTAINPGADGILDALESLKKK
- a CDS encoding asparaginase; protein product: MTKILIIYTGGTIGMVNDADTGALIPFNFKQIQQNVPELARLNYNLEVYSFDPIMDSSNMHPDIWAEMAQLIFTRYDEFDGFVILHGSDTMAFTASALSFMLQNLSKPVILTGSQLPIGEIRTDAKENLITALEIAATKENGKAKIPEVCIYFDSQLFRGNRSIKYNSEKFEAFRSPNYPVLAEAGVHLTFFNNYILPQPEKELQVLLDFNSNIGVLKMYPGISEQAVMAITHSSVDAIVLETFGSGNTTTAEWFIACLQEAITKGKIIVDISQCQRGSVELGKYETSKKLQEMGVISGYDMTFEATVTKLMYLLAQGHGKDEVIKLMEQSLRGELTLS
- a CDS encoding DHH family phosphoesterase, translating into MLSISELKSLLATPQKIVITTHHKPDGDAMGSSLGLYAYLIQKGHHVKLITPTDYPYFLHWLPNNADVLIYTEDQEQSARLVEEAAIIFCLDFNTLSRINELGELVRASNAFKIMIDHHLEPEDFDDYRHWSINACAAAQLVYDFIVNELGDGAMMNKDIATCLYTGIMTDSGSFRFESANAAVYRIAADLIDLGAEHWRIHQLVYDNATENRLRFLGYCLSEKLEVLREFNTAVITVTKEELNRYKIVTGDTEGIVNYALSVNGIKLAAFIIERTDKVKLSLRSTGDFPANEICKKYFNGGGHRNAAGGFSDKNLTDTVQEFKALLSDYKNQLLQ
- the recF gene encoding DNA replication/repair protein RecF (All proteins in this family for which functions are known are DNA-binding proteins that assist the filamentation of RecA onto DNA for the initiation of recombination or recombinational repair.): MWLKNITLLNFKNYTDANVSFSKTVNAFVGDNGAGKTNLLDAIHYLCLCKGYFNPIDTQQIKAGQDLFLIQGDFDRQEKNEKITCGVKRNQKKQFKRNKKEYDKLANHIGLFPLVMISPYDTNIIMEGSEERRRFMDNVISQTDTNYLDELILYNRHLLNRNALLKQIAVTRSYDPTLLEIYNDQLVASGLKIYAKRQQFMIEFIPLFDKYYQFLTEDQERVSLQYQSQLNDAAFEQLLQQSVEKDKVLERTTTGIHKDELIFTISDMALKKFGSQGQQKSFLIALKLAQYAYLQKYKGFKPLLLLDDIFDKLDDKRMHKLMEMVSHHDFGQIFITDTGKERVLAVFNKIQVPVTLFEVNNGAINHA
- a CDS encoding DUF721 domain-containing protein, translating into MRKPNDITLKEGIGKLLNVYKLKGKFDETSVVALWPELMGKAIANRTTQIYVSQKKLFVRIESSVIKNELLMVRSGIIQKINERAGSEVITDIVFL
- a CDS encoding tetratricopeptide repeat protein, whose translation is MSVAEKEINQPVRKGSFLEENSKSLLFIAGAVVVLVAIYFWYQNVYLKNRAEEASAKMYRAEQYIGGPDSLANKAINGEGGYPGLEKIADEYDNTKSANLANLYLGGIYLRKGEYKKATEVLGKYSETGSVVADPLALGLLGDAYSELKDFKQAATYYKKAADKASNKFTSPMFLKKLGLVYENNKDFKSAEEAYTKIKTQYPESQEAAMIDEYIARAAAQVK
- a CDS encoding DsbA family protein, encoding MGSLLKPPVGPGDHVIGHADAAVEIVEYGDFQCPHCAAAHPVTKEILKVFGDQVRFVFRNFPLAESHRYATIAAIAAEAAGLQHKYWEMHDMIFEHQASLSYDSLFVLAGKLGLNPEQFERDLQNEALRDKVESDFESGIRSGVNGTPSFFVNGNKFDGAAGDLFAMLKESSN
- a CDS encoding FKBP-type peptidyl-prolyl cis-trans isomerase, with the protein product MKKIIITLALPFCVFVVNAQTKAKNTSPKKTTTTAKAPAKSNSTTLVFKSTLDSASYAFGNTMASSMKNDGLNSLNYDLLIKGLKDAFGGATPLISKEKSQAAINNLFVSVSRQKNAPTIAEGKAFLEKNKQQAGVQVTPSGLQYQVINRGTGIRPKATDTVLVNYRGTLLNGKQFDSSYDRKEPLSLPLNGVIAGWTEGVQLMQTGSKYKFFIPYNLAYGERAMGDDIPAYSTLIFEIELLKVNGKQAE
- a CDS encoding Sir2 family NAD-dependent protein deacetylase, producing the protein MKRVVILTDAGISAESGLKTFRDADGLWEGYNIADVATPEAWKRNPELVQRFYNERRKSVIEAQPNAAHKALTLLQTKYNVHIITQNIDDLHERAGAENVLHLHGIITRSQSDVDSAVTYPIEGWEIGPSAVCEYGMPLRPHVVWFGENVPNLMPAAKICAKADIFAVIGTSLVVYPAAGLTDYVPDTALKYAVDPNIPQIKGNFKRIEKAATIGVPEMVKELMNLA
- a CDS encoding TatD family hydrolase, whose protein sequence is MLLTDTHTHLYYETDEEKLNRLMQRCFDNQVGRLFLPNVDTASIAKIDALVQEFPQNCFAMAGLHPCEVKEDYEDILDEICQSMVDRDIYAIGEIGIDLYWDKTTLAFQQAAFREQIKWAKDLELPIVIHCREAFDEIFEILEEEKGELLRGIFHCFTGNLEQANQAIALGFYLGIGGVVTYKKAGLDEVLKHVPLKNLVLETDSPYLAPAPYRGKPNESSYLVHIAQKLAEIYETSIEEIAAVTTANSISIFKI
- a CDS encoding cold-shock protein; its protein translation is MQQGTVKFFNETKGFGFIVPANGDSEIFVHSSGLIDSIRENDSVSYDVEQGKKGLNAINVKIS
- a CDS encoding nucleoside-diphosphate kinase, which translates into the protein MSTNRTFTMIKPDAVANGHIGAIINDITTAGFKIIALKYTKLTPEYAGEFYAVHKERPFYADLVSFMSSGPIVAAILEKDNAIEDFRKLIGATNPAEAAEGTIRQKYAKSIDANAVHGSDSDENAQIEGDFFFTAAERF